The Henckelia pumila isolate YLH828 chromosome 2, ASM3356847v2, whole genome shotgun sequence genome includes a window with the following:
- the LOC140879172 gene encoding ABC transporter B family member 11-like gives MAEDGYFQEGTHDGQNKTPKTTDSKRRSDRGDEEIRAVNKVPFYKLFLFADSADYALMAIGSVSAIATGLCLPIMTLLFSELADSFGQNVGTKSVVNEVSKVSLKFVYLAVGSGVAAFFEVSCWMTTGERQATRIRNLYLKAILRQEIGYFDTETTTGEIMDTMTNDTVVIQKAIDEKIGKFLQLSTSFIGGFAIAFSRGWILSLILLSVVPFFAISAALMTTLIPKSISRGQSANSAAAVVAEQTISSIRTVASFTGERQAVAKYEKSLHRAYEAGVHEGLAAGLGYGVTWLVLYSSYGLAVWFGAKMILHNGYSGGDALSIMMAVLMGSVHLGQASSSLSAIIAGQVAAFKMYHTISREPGIDPFDGRGRVMDDIKGDVELNDVHFSYPSRPNEKIFSGFSLRVPDGTTLALVGASGSGKSTVINLVERFYDPQAGQVLIDGVNIKEFQLRWIRGKIGLVNQEPVLFALSIRDNISYGKDDASIEEIETAAKHANAAKFIDKLPQRLDTMVGQNGTQLSGGQKQRIALARAILKDPRILLLDEATSALDAESERTVQEALDRVMINRTTLIVAHRLSTIRNADVIAVIQHGKIVEKGSHSELTQNLDGTYSRLIKLQEFSKSSSHCSLNHRAGEEIATDSGHHSSQFISFLQSISRGSSGTGNSSPLSLSLSTSIPIPINELDSLFHEPKLPTSSQHIVENKIPLYRLARLNKPEIPELVLASLAAAVNGAMLPLYGLLFSSVVTIFYEPAHKLQKDSNFWACMFVVLGLVSLLAAPLRTYFFSVAGCRLIKRIRLMCFEKVVHMEISWFDKKENSSSSIGSRLSTDATCVRSLVGDSLGLLVQNIATAVAGLIISFTASWQLSLIVLFMLPLIGLHWYLQIKFISGFSADAKKLYEEATQVAGDAVGNIRIVASYSAEEKVLALHTKKCEVPLKLGTKQGLLSGAGYGISFFFLYSVYAVSFYAGARLVDAGTTTFGHVFRVFLGLSMTAVAISQSRALAPDAGRANAGAASIFTLLDQKPEIDSFNDSGTTLENVKGDIEFHNVSFKYPSRPDVQILKNLCLAIHSGKIVALVGESGCGKSTLLSLLQRFYDPDSGRITLDGVEIQTLKLKWLRQQMGLVSQEPVLFNDTIRANIAYGKEGNATETEMFDAAELANAHKFISSLQEGYDTIVGERGIQLSGGQKQRVAIARAILKKPRILLLDEATSALDAESEKVVQDALDRVTLGRTTVIVAHRLSTITNADVIAVVKNGAIVEQGKHEDLINKSDGIYASLVALQDGGDGA, from the exons ATGGCCGAGGATGGCTATTTTCAGGAAGGAACACACGATGGACAAAATAAAACACCGAAAACCACGGATAGTAAACGAAGATCAGATAGAGGAGATGAAGAGATTAGAGCAGTCAACAAAGTTCCATTCTATAAGCTGTTCTTGTTTGCAGACTCGGCAGATTATGCATTGATGGCCATTGGATCTGTCTCAGCTATAGCAACTGGATTATGCCTGCCTATCATGACATTATTATTCAGCGAATTAGCCGACTCATTCGGGCAGAATGTGGGAACCAAAAGTGTCGTTAATGAAGTTTCCAAG GTGTCCCTGAAGTTCGTTTATCTTGCCGTGGGGTCTGGCGTCGCTGCGTTTTTCG AGGTGTCATGCTGGATGACCACAGGGGAAAGACAGGCCACTCGAATAAGAAATTTGTACCTCAAAGCCATTCTAAGGCAAGAAATTGGATATTTTGACACGGAAACGACTACCGGAGAAATTATGGATACGATGACTAATGACACAGTTGTGATTCAAAAGGCTATAGATGAAAAG ATAGGCAAGTTTTTACAGCTTTCAACGTCTTTCATTGGAGGGTTCGCGATAGCATTTTCAAGGGGATGGATTCTGAGTCTCATCTTGCTTTCGGTTGTCCCTTTTTTTGCCATCTCTGCTGCTTTAATGACTACCCTTATACCGAAGTCGATATCACGGGGGCAATCAGCAAATTCAGCAGCAGCTGTTGTGGCTGAACAAACCATTAGCTCGATAAGAACT GTTGCATCATTCACCGGCGAAAGGCAAGCGGTTGCTAAGTATGAGAAATCACTACATAGAGCTTATGAAGCAGGTGTACATGAGGGGTTGGCCGCGGGATTAGGTTATGGTGTAACTTGGTTAGTCCTCTATAGTAGTTACGGGTTAGCAGTATGGTTCGGTGCCAAAATGATTTTACACAACGGATATTCCGGCGGGGATGCACTTAGCATAATGATGGCTGTCCTAATGGGATCTGT TCATTTGGGTCAGGCATCTTCAAGCTTGAGTGCAATAATCGCTGGCCAAGTTGCTGCTTTTAAAATGTATCATACAATATCAAGAGAACCAGGAATCGATCCTTTCGATGGAAGAGGACGAGTGATGGATGACATAAAAGGGGATGTTGAGCTAAATGACGTGCATTTTAGCTACCCTTCTAGGCCAAATGAGAAAATATTTTCTGGGTTTTCTCTACGAGTTCCGGACGGGACAACACTAGCTTTGGTTGGAGCAAGTGGAAGCGGAAAATCAACTGTTATAAATCTTGTAGAGAGATTTTATGATCCACAAGCGGGTCAAGTGCTGATTGATGGTGTTAATATCAAAGAATTTCAGCTCAGATGGATTAGAGGGAAAATCGGGCTCGTAAACCAGGAACCTGTGTTGTTTGCTTTGAGCATTAGAGATAACATTTCATACGGGAAGGATGATGCATCGATTGAAGAAATTGAAACTGCTGCAAAACATGCCAATGCTGCTAAATTCATAGACAAACTGCCTCAG AGGCTAGACACTATGGTTGGACAGAACGGGACGCAACTATCAGGCGGCCAGAAACAGAGAATAGCTTTAGCCAGAGCAATCTTGAAAGATCCGAGGATTCTTCTTCTAGACGAAGCTACAAGCGCACTTGATGCAGAATCAGAGAGAACAGTGCAGGAAGCACTAGACAGGGTGATGATCAACAGAACAACACTCATTGTGGCGCATCGATTAAGTACAATCAGGAATGCCGATGTCATTGCTGTTATCCAACATGGAAAGATAGTAGAAAAAG GTTCACATTCAGAACTGACGCAAAATCTTGATGGGACGTACAGTCGGCTCATAAAATTGCAAGAATTTAGCAAATCTTCATCCCACTGTTCATTAAATCACCGAGCTGGAGAAGAGATTGCTACTGATTCTGGACATCACTCAAGCCAGTTTATCTCATTCTTACAATCCATAAGTCGCGGATCATCAGGAACAGGAAACAGCAGTCCGCTCTCACTCTCATTGTCAACAAGTATTCCCATTCCGATCAATGAATTAGATTCATTGTTTCATGAGCCAAAACTTCCAACTTCATCACAACACATAGTGgagaataaaatcccattaTACCGGTTGGCTCGCCTTAACAAACCCGAGATTCCAGAGTTAGTACTTGCTTCTTTAGCTGCAGCTGTCAACGGTGCCATGCTACCACTTTATGGGCTCTTATTCTCCAGTGTAGTAACAATTTTCTATGAACCAGCTCATAAGCTTCAGAAGGATTCTAACTTTTGGGCTTGTATGTTTGTTGTTCTCGGTTTGGTGTCTCTTCTGGCGGCACCTCTAAGGACGTACTTCTTTTCCGTGGCAGGGTGTAGGTTGATTAAGCGAATAAGACTAATGTGCTTTGAAAAGGTTGTTCACATGGAAATAAGTTGGTTCGATAAAAAGGAGAACTCAAGTAGTTCAATAGGCTCACGACTTTCAACCGATGCCACATGTGTGAGGAGTTTGGTCGGAGACTCACTCGGATTACTTGTACAAAATATTGCAACTGCTGTTGCAGGTTTGATAATTAGTTTCACAGCGAGCTGGCAACTGTCTCTCATAGTTCTATTCATGCTACCTCTTATTGGACTCCATTGGTatcttcaaataaaatttattagtGGATTTAGTGCAGATGCTAAG AAATTGTATGAGGAAGCGACTCAAGTCGCAGGTGATGCTGTTGGGAATATACGGATTGTTGCTTCGTATTCTGCAGAAGAGAAAGTACTAGCATTACACACGAAAAAGTGTGAAGTTCCTTTGAAACTTGGAACCAAACAAGGTCTACTAAGTGGAGCAGGTTATGGGATATCCTTCTTTTTTCTTTACTCAGTTTATGCCGTAAGTTTCTACGCTGGAGCTCGATTAGTTGATGCTGGAACAACAACGTTTGGTCATGTTTTTCGA GTTTTTCTTGGACTTAGTATGACAGCTGTGGCGATATCTCAATCGAGGGCTCTTGCACCAGATGCAGGCAGAGCCAATGCTGGTGCAGCTTCTATATTTACACTTCTCGACCAGAAACCGGAAATAGACTCTTTTAACGACTCCGGGACCACATTAGAAAATGTAAAGGGTGACATTGAATTTCATAATGTCAGTTTTAAGTATCCAAGTAGGCCTGATGTtcagattttaaaaaatttgtgctTGGCAATTCATTCAGGCAAG ATTGTTGCTCTCGTCGGAGAAAGTGGTTGTGGAAAATCGACCCTCCTATCCTTATTGCAACGATTTTATGATCCAGATTCAGGTCGGATCACTCTAGACGGTGTTGAAATACAAACTCTGAAGTTGAAGTGGTTAAGACAACAGATGGGGCTAGTAAGCCAAGAGCCTGTGTTATTCAACGATACCATTCGAGCCAACATTGCCTATGGAAAGGAAGGTAACGCCACGGAAACTGAAATGTTTGATGCAGCAGAGCTGGCCAATGCACATAAATTCATCAGCAGTTTACAAGAG GGATATGACACGATAGTCGGTGAGAGGGGGATTCAGTTGTCCGGAGGTCAGAAGCAACGAGTCGCCATTGCACGAGCTATACTAAAGAAACCACGAATATTACTACTTGATGAAGCCACAAGTGCCCTTGATGCCGAATCCGAGAAAGTTGTTCAAGATGCTTTGGACCGAGTCACATTAGGCAGAACCACTGTGATAGTGGCACACAGGCTATCTACTATAACGAACGCTGATGTTATCGCGGTTGTGAAGAATGGAGCCATCGTAGAGCAAGGGAAACATGAAGATTTGATCAATAAGAGCGATGGCATCTATGCTTCTTTAGTTGCATTACAAGATGGTGGTGATGGTGCTTGA
- the LOC140879173 gene encoding uncharacterized protein: MDAFSTHSNVPKVILPGAAAAMTLSHADRPEKFEGLNFKRWQQKMLFYLTTLNLAKFLSEDAPKSVEGYVQTTSAVDAWNHSDFLCRNYIMNGLADSLYNVYSEKKTVRELWESMDRKYKIEDVGAKKFIVGRFLDYKMIYSKSVISQVQELQVLLHEIHAEGMVLSETFQVAAIIEKPPAWNDFKNYLKHKRKEMNVEELIVQLRIEEDNKSSEKRLYSPSVAKANIVEQKKSSKAKKFAAGGSKLGPKKYTFKKKFLGKCYNCGGPGHKFSECKKPKRNRETNLMEDISKEVSNMDLCAVISELNMDGSNPREWWIDTGATRHVCYDKEMFATLAVSENGDKLFMGNSATSDIKGQGKVILKMTSGKELTLNNMLYVPEV; the protein is encoded by the coding sequence ATGGACGCCTTTTCGACTCACTCGAATGTTCCAAAGGTAATTCTTCCTGGTGCTGCTGCTGCGATGACTCTAAGCCATGCTGACAGGCCGGAGAAATTCGAAGGCTTGAATTTCAAAAGGTGGCAACAAAAGATGTTGTTCTACCTAACGACTTTGAATCTAGCGAAGTTCCTCTCTGAGGATGCTCCCAAATCTGTTGAGGGATATGTGCAGACTACTAGTGCtgttgatgcatggaaccaTTCAGATTTCTTGTGTAGAAATTATATAATGAATGGTTTGGCTGATTCATTGTACAATGTGTATAGTGAGAAAAAGACGGTCCGAGAGTTATGGGAGTCTATGGATCGGAAATATAAAATCGAAGATGTCGGGGCTAAAAAGTTTATTGTTGGCAGATTCTTGGACTATAAGATGATTTACTCTAAATCAGTGATCAGTCAAGTTCAAGAACTACAAGTGCTCTTGCATGAGATACACGCGGAGGGAATGGTGCTTAGTGAAACTTTCCAAGTGGCAGCTATTATTGAAAAGCCTCCGGCTTGGAATGATTTCAAGAATTATCTGAAGCACAAACGAAAGGAGATGAATGTTGAAGAACTTATTGTTCAACTTCGTATCGAGGAAGACAACAAGAGTTCTGAAAAACGATTGTATTCTCCAAGTGTCGCTAAGGCTAATATTGTTGAGCAGAAGAAAAGCTCAAAGGCAAAGAAATTTGCTGCTGGAGGCTCCAAGTTGGGTCCAAAGAAATACACGTTCAAAAAAAAGTTTCTTGGTAAGTGCTATAATTGTGGCGGTCCAGGCCACAAGTTTTCTGAATGCAAGAAACCGAAAAGAAACCGTGAGACAAATCTCATGGAGGACATATCTAAAGAGGTTTCAAACATGGACCTTTGTGCTGTCATTTCTGAATTGAATATGGATGGATCAAATCCAAGAGAATGGTGGATTGACACTGGTGCCACCCGTCATGTTTGCTACGACAAAGAAATGTTTGCAACTCTAGCTGTATCCGAGAATGGTGATAAGCTGTTTATGGGGAATTCTGCTACCTCTGATATCAAGGGACAAGGAAAAGTGATCTTGAAAATGACTTCTGGGAAAGAATTGACTCTCAACAATATGTTGTACGTGCCGGAGGTTTGA